Proteins from a genomic interval of Pseudodesulfovibrio nedwellii:
- a CDS encoding CoB--CoM heterodisulfide reductase iron-sulfur subunit A family protein, with translation MGNKIGVYICHCGSNIAGKVDCEDVARYAGKLKDVAVSRDYQFMCSDPGQEMVIKDIREYGLNRVVVASCSPRLHEKTFQKACARAGLNPYLMQHACIREHCSWTTADPDEATAKAKHIVEAAVDRVGDHEKLFSREVDVLPDVMVVGAGIAGIQASLDIAKSGHKVHLVEKSPSIGGHMAQFDKTFPTLDCAACISTPKMVAVSQEPNINLMTWSEVEDVSGFVGNYTVTVKHKPRYVNEAICTGCGACLEKCPTKALNEFNEGLSMRKAIYRNSPQAVPSTPVIDGSICKKITKDKCGICQTICPTGAIDYTMKETHEVFNVGSIVLATGYDAMDPTPLYEYGFGRFDNVYTALQFERLNNAVGPTEGKIVLKNGEAPKSVGIIHCVGSRDKNYHEYCSRTCCMYALKFDHLIKDKVGHDTKVYNFYIDMRCFGKGYEEFFKRVQEEGVTFIRGRPAEVVQEDDSLVIVGEDTLLGMNVRVPVDMVILCTAMEARSDTNEVARIFGVAQGQDGFFLEEHPKLGPVSTATDGVFLAGACQGPKDIPDAVAHASGGAAQALALAAKGTVSISPTTSWIDPDVCIGCKVCIDLCPYSAIEFDERRQISVINEAMCKGCGSCAGYCPSGAAQIKHFNQTQIFNEIDGMLGMMFDLVPPEGEGQIAEAVSDNQPGEA, from the coding sequence ATGGGCAACAAAATCGGAGTATACATCTGTCACTGCGGTTCGAACATCGCGGGAAAGGTCGATTGCGAAGACGTGGCCAGGTATGCCGGAAAACTCAAGGACGTGGCGGTCTCTCGAGACTACCAATTCATGTGTTCGGACCCGGGACAAGAAATGGTTATCAAGGATATCCGCGAATACGGCCTCAATCGGGTCGTCGTGGCATCCTGTTCGCCGCGTCTGCATGAAAAGACGTTTCAGAAGGCTTGTGCAAGAGCTGGGCTGAATCCTTATCTCATGCAACACGCATGTATTCGTGAACATTGTTCATGGACAACCGCTGACCCGGATGAAGCGACAGCCAAGGCCAAGCACATTGTCGAAGCGGCTGTTGATAGAGTGGGTGATCATGAGAAGCTCTTTTCTCGCGAAGTGGATGTCCTGCCGGATGTCATGGTCGTTGGTGCTGGCATCGCCGGTATTCAGGCCTCTCTTGATATCGCAAAATCGGGACACAAGGTTCATCTGGTTGAAAAAAGTCCATCAATTGGTGGACATATGGCCCAGTTCGACAAGACGTTTCCGACGTTGGATTGTGCGGCCTGCATCTCTACCCCCAAGATGGTGGCAGTGTCGCAGGAACCGAATATCAATCTTATGACGTGGAGTGAAGTCGAGGACGTTTCCGGTTTTGTCGGGAATTATACCGTGACCGTGAAGCACAAGCCTCGCTACGTCAACGAAGCTATTTGTACTGGATGCGGTGCCTGTCTTGAAAAGTGTCCAACCAAGGCCTTGAATGAGTTTAACGAAGGGCTTTCCATGCGAAAGGCCATTTATCGGAATTCGCCACAGGCTGTGCCGAGTACGCCGGTCATTGATGGTTCAATTTGCAAAAAGATCACCAAGGACAAGTGCGGAATTTGTCAGACTATATGTCCTACCGGGGCCATTGATTATACAATGAAGGAGACTCATGAAGTCTTTAATGTTGGTTCCATCGTACTGGCTACCGGATACGATGCCATGGACCCGACACCGTTGTACGAATACGGTTTTGGTCGTTTTGACAATGTGTACACCGCGCTACAATTCGAACGGCTTAACAATGCAGTTGGTCCCACCGAGGGAAAGATCGTCTTGAAGAATGGCGAGGCGCCCAAGAGTGTCGGTATAATTCATTGTGTGGGCAGCCGCGATAAGAATTATCACGAATACTGTTCGCGCACCTGTTGCATGTACGCCCTCAAGTTTGATCATCTTATCAAAGACAAGGTCGGACATGACACCAAAGTGTATAATTTTTATATTGATATGCGGTGTTTCGGTAAAGGGTACGAAGAATTCTTCAAGCGTGTGCAGGAAGAAGGCGTGACCTTTATTCGAGGCCGTCCGGCTGAAGTTGTGCAGGAAGACGATTCGCTGGTCATCGTCGGCGAGGATACCTTGCTCGGAATGAACGTGCGGGTGCCTGTGGACATGGTCATTCTTTGTACCGCCATGGAAGCACGGAGTGATACAAATGAAGTGGCACGTATCTTCGGTGTGGCCCAAGGGCAGGATGGTTTCTTCCTCGAAGAGCATCCCAAGCTTGGTCCGGTTTCTACCGCAACAGATGGTGTGTTCCTTGCTGGAGCCTGTCAGGGACCAAAGGATATCCCTGATGCCGTTGCCCATGCTTCAGGTGGTGCAGCGCAGGCCCTTGCGCTTGCGGCTAAGGGAACGGTCTCCATCTCTCCTACAACCTCGTGGATCGACCCGGACGTGTGCATCGGATGCAAGGTGTGTATCGACTTGTGCCCATACTCGGCCATTGAATTTGATGAACGACGACAAATTTCGGTCATCAATGAAGCCATGTGTAAGGGGTGTGGCAGCTGTGCCGGTTATTGTCCGAGTGGAGCCGCACAGATCAAGCACTTTAATCAGACACAGATATTCAATGAAATCGATGGAATGCTTGGCATGATGTTTGACCTTGTGCCTCCTGAGGGCGAGGGACAAATAGCTGAGGCCGTCAGCGACAATCAACCAGGCGAAGCCTAG
- a CDS encoding CHASE2 domain-containing protein, translated as MPSFLKNAFKKDQLILLGAGMSITVVMVFLFLSQPQFLYLLELKVYDHYIKEYHGPVSTNIPVIIDLDEKSLAEKGQWPWPRYRVAMLMKYLQAYGAVAIASDIIFVEPDRTSPINIRKDVKRDLDLNIGFKGLPADFDDYDALLAANLKTGPFILGIDFIAGGKKQTERSPERQECSVKPAKVAILAPPGSMSPLDALPKAKDMICPIPILAKAAARCGFITISPDADSVYRRVPLLFSCKGKLYPSLALASLMQATGIDSMILKMSSLGVESIKLKGMVIPTDYHGRMLINYRGTMKTFEYISAADVLDRKLPNGALQGRIALIGTSASGLKDLRPTPLDPGAPGVETHATIIDNILSKQFISIPDWTKGVEFSGMILAGLVTTFLLMWARASWIVLPLIGLSYAMWYGSIILYKEQSYFISPMYSYLTLAVTFASLTILKFWREEHAKKFIHGAFAHYLAPSVISQIMDDPDALSLEGQEKDMTIQFSDVRNFTSLSEKLSPTQVTDLLHDYLTPMTRIITENEGTLDKFIGDAVMAFWNAPLDVKNHQDKALIAALNQLDRLDKLNEEFIEKYGFTIAVGIGIHSGPVRVGNMGSADLFDYTLIGDNVNLASRLEGLTKYYGQKLVVSQTVINACREGYYCRILDKVRVKGKKEPVTIYTIYRQKEAQERKEELALYEKAHEAYTDMDFEKAKDMFLKLKETDKEPLLYDLYINRCNHLIETPPDSNWDVVFNHKTK; from the coding sequence ATGCCATCATTTCTTAAAAATGCATTTAAAAAAGACCAGCTCATTCTCCTCGGTGCAGGCATGAGCATAACCGTTGTCATGGTCTTTCTCTTTTTAAGCCAGCCACAGTTCCTCTATTTGCTTGAATTAAAGGTATATGACCATTATATTAAAGAATATCACGGACCTGTTTCTACCAATATCCCTGTTATCATCGACCTTGATGAAAAAAGTTTGGCTGAAAAGGGCCAATGGCCCTGGCCAAGATATCGTGTAGCTATGCTTATGAAATATCTTCAGGCATACGGTGCAGTAGCCATTGCTTCAGATATAATCTTCGTTGAACCGGACCGTACGTCTCCCATAAATATCAGAAAAGATGTAAAAAGAGATTTAGATCTTAATATAGGCTTCAAAGGACTACCCGCCGATTTCGACGACTATGATGCATTATTGGCAGCCAATCTCAAAACCGGTCCCTTCATTCTCGGCATTGATTTTATAGCAGGGGGAAAAAAACAAACAGAAAGGTCTCCAGAGAGACAAGAATGTTCAGTCAAACCTGCCAAGGTCGCAATTCTTGCCCCTCCCGGCTCCATGTCACCACTTGACGCACTTCCCAAAGCAAAGGACATGATCTGCCCCATTCCTATTCTGGCAAAAGCTGCCGCTCGATGCGGATTCATCACCATTTCTCCTGATGCGGATTCCGTTTACAGACGAGTACCACTCCTCTTCAGTTGCAAAGGGAAACTCTATCCGAGTTTGGCGCTGGCGTCGCTCATGCAAGCGACTGGCATAGACAGCATGATTTTGAAAATGTCCTCATTGGGCGTGGAATCCATCAAACTTAAAGGAATGGTCATCCCCACAGACTACCATGGACGAATGCTGATTAACTATCGCGGTACAATGAAAACATTTGAATACATAAGTGCCGCTGACGTGCTCGACAGAAAACTTCCTAACGGAGCCCTCCAGGGTCGAATTGCGCTAATAGGCACTTCAGCTTCAGGACTGAAAGATTTACGCCCTACTCCACTTGATCCCGGTGCACCCGGGGTGGAAACACATGCAACTATCATCGATAATATTTTGTCAAAACAATTCATTTCCATCCCGGATTGGACAAAAGGGGTTGAATTTTCCGGTATGATTCTCGCTGGGCTTGTCACCACATTCCTCCTCATGTGGGCCCGCGCCTCCTGGATTGTACTGCCGTTAATAGGCCTAAGCTATGCCATGTGGTATGGATCTATTATCCTTTACAAAGAACAAAGCTATTTCATATCTCCTATGTATTCTTACCTTACCTTGGCTGTAACATTTGCTTCTTTGACCATTCTTAAATTCTGGCGAGAAGAACATGCCAAGAAATTCATCCACGGCGCGTTCGCCCACTATCTAGCGCCATCCGTTATTTCTCAAATCATGGATGATCCGGACGCCTTGTCTCTGGAAGGTCAGGAAAAAGATATGACCATTCAATTTTCAGACGTTCGTAATTTCACATCACTTTCGGAAAAGCTTTCTCCGACACAAGTGACAGATCTTTTACACGACTACCTGACACCCATGACTCGAATCATCACAGAAAATGAGGGAACACTGGACAAGTTCATCGGCGACGCTGTTATGGCATTTTGGAACGCACCGCTGGATGTGAAAAATCATCAGGATAAAGCATTAATTGCCGCACTGAATCAACTGGATCGATTGGACAAACTGAATGAAGAATTCATTGAAAAATATGGATTTACCATCGCTGTGGGCATTGGTATTCACTCCGGCCCTGTACGCGTCGGAAACATGGGGTCCGCAGATTTGTTCGATTACACACTCATCGGTGACAATGTAAATCTGGCTTCACGACTTGAAGGTCTCACCAAATATTACGGCCAAAAACTCGTGGTTAGTCAAACTGTAATCAACGCCTGTAGAGAAGGATATTACTGTCGCATACTCGATAAGGTTCGGGTCAAAGGCAAAAAAGAACCCGTCACTATTTATACGATATACAGGCAAAAAGAAGCTCAAGAGCGTAAGGAAGAACTTGCTCTTTATGAAAAAGCCCATGAGGCTTATACGGATATGGATTTTGAAAAAGCAAAAGACATGTTTCTGAAACTCAAGGAAACGGACAAAGAACCATTACTATATGATCTTTACATTAACCGATGTAACCATTTGATTGAGACACCACCAGATTCAAATTGGGACGTTGTATTCAATCACAAGACCAAATAG
- a CDS encoding 4Fe-4S dicluster domain-containing protein: MATTVKIQVENNNPVVAIQGFLRGLLEDESLGGVVVPVHLFDKGLPMPTLVTDPDQLSGADPLAPAFPLNSAKLLSRLTRGQSGERIAVVMRPCEIRAFVELVKLNQGSLDDVIIVGMDCMGAYDNTGYTTFVGDRESFEATLAFQGQHGGANETAVNGVDIAPACKSCEFPAPTNADIVIGIAGADLHDAIPVMADSARGEALLNSLGLPNMETTGRDAVLESLIKVRTKNRDAMIEATKAATGTLTDLSEYLSSCVNCYNCRVACPVCYCKECVFNTDVFEHKPWQYMGWAKRKGSLKLPTDTIFYHLTRMAHMSMACVGCGQCSNACPNGIPVMELFRTVAARTQKSFDYEPGRSLEESPPLSVFKEDEFQDTVSHMA, translated from the coding sequence ATGGCGACCACTGTGAAAATACAGGTTGAAAATAACAACCCGGTTGTGGCGATACAAGGCTTTTTGCGTGGCTTGTTGGAAGACGAGTCATTAGGCGGAGTCGTGGTGCCGGTTCATCTGTTTGACAAGGGACTCCCCATGCCGACGTTGGTGACTGACCCTGATCAGCTTTCAGGTGCGGACCCTTTGGCTCCGGCATTTCCCCTGAACAGTGCAAAACTTCTGTCGCGATTGACGCGTGGTCAGTCCGGCGAACGTATAGCTGTTGTTATGCGCCCCTGTGAAATTAGGGCATTCGTGGAATTAGTGAAGCTCAATCAGGGCAGCCTTGATGATGTAATTATCGTGGGGATGGATTGTATGGGGGCCTATGACAACACTGGCTATACGACGTTCGTCGGTGACCGGGAGTCATTTGAGGCAACACTTGCATTTCAAGGACAGCACGGTGGAGCAAATGAGACAGCTGTGAACGGTGTGGATATAGCTCCGGCCTGCAAGTCCTGTGAATTCCCGGCTCCGACCAATGCGGATATTGTTATTGGGATCGCCGGTGCAGATCTGCACGATGCTATTCCGGTCATGGCAGATAGTGCTCGAGGCGAGGCTCTGCTCAATAGCCTTGGGTTGCCCAATATGGAAACCACTGGACGAGACGCAGTGCTTGAATCGCTTATTAAGGTGCGCACTAAAAATCGTGATGCCATGATTGAGGCGACCAAGGCCGCCACTGGTACATTGACCGATTTGTCAGAATATCTGTCGAGTTGCGTGAATTGTTATAATTGCCGAGTGGCTTGTCCGGTTTGTTACTGCAAGGAATGCGTTTTTAATACTGACGTGTTCGAACATAAGCCGTGGCAGTACATGGGCTGGGCCAAGCGTAAGGGAAGTCTCAAGCTGCCCACGGATACTATCTTCTATCATCTGACCCGTATGGCGCATATGTCCATGGCCTGTGTGGGATGTGGACAGTGTTCTAATGCTTGTCCTAACGGCATCCCCGTAATGGAGTTGTTCCGTACAGTCGCAGCTCGGACACAGAAGAGCTTTGACTACGAGCCGGGCAGAAGTCTGGAAGAGTCGCCGCCGCTTTCGGTTTTCAAGGAAGACGAGTTCCAGGACACAGTGTCGCACATGGCCTAA
- a CDS encoding NAD(P)-dependent oxidoreductase produces MGKHIIEEASRCLQCKKPLCSKGCPISTPINEVIKLLLDGKTYEAGELLFNNNPLSVVCSLICPHENFCEGHCILGKKSSPIQISDIENYISGYYLEQIQQRKPEHENNGKKIAIVGSGPAGLTVAFILASKGFDVTIFESEDKIGGVLQYGIPDFRLPKSLLVKLKKMLERLGVKIRPNMVIGPIITLEDLLRDGYKAIFIGTGVWSPKPLRIKGETLGTVHYAINYLKNPNVYSLGKRVFVIGAGNVAMDVARTARRKGAEEVTVLYRRGEENMSATKYEYEYAKLDGVLFQFYTAPLEILDDGIRCVRTHLEEQDGSMRLVTEDGSEHFLEADTVFIAASQTPRDNLSGIEVGKTGLIITNEDGRTTREGVFASGDVVTGAKTVAEAVNLSKRSAQAIMDYVATLKE; encoded by the coding sequence ATGGGAAAGCATATCATTGAAGAGGCGAGTCGCTGCTTGCAATGCAAGAAGCCGTTGTGCAGCAAAGGGTGTCCGATCAGTACCCCTATTAATGAAGTCATCAAACTCCTGCTTGACGGGAAAACCTATGAAGCGGGCGAACTTCTGTTCAACAATAATCCGCTTTCGGTCGTTTGTTCTCTCATTTGTCCGCATGAAAATTTTTGTGAGGGACATTGCATCCTTGGAAAGAAAAGTTCTCCCATTCAAATCAGTGACATTGAGAATTATATATCCGGGTATTATTTGGAGCAGATTCAGCAAAGAAAGCCTGAACATGAGAACAATGGGAAGAAAATTGCCATAGTCGGGTCCGGACCTGCCGGTCTTACTGTTGCCTTTATCCTTGCCTCCAAAGGTTTTGATGTGACTATTTTTGAATCCGAAGACAAGATCGGTGGAGTCCTTCAATATGGTATTCCCGATTTTCGTTTGCCTAAAAGCCTTTTGGTCAAGCTCAAGAAGATGTTGGAACGACTGGGTGTTAAAATACGTCCCAATATGGTCATCGGTCCGATTATTACACTTGAAGACCTTTTGCGCGATGGATACAAAGCAATCTTCATCGGTACAGGCGTCTGGAGTCCTAAACCGTTACGTATCAAAGGTGAAACCTTGGGAACGGTCCACTACGCGATTAATTATCTCAAAAATCCCAATGTATATTCTCTAGGCAAGCGAGTATTTGTTATCGGTGCGGGAAATGTGGCTATGGATGTCGCCAGAACGGCCCGACGCAAGGGCGCGGAAGAGGTAACAGTTCTATATCGTCGTGGTGAGGAGAACATGTCCGCCACCAAGTATGAATATGAATACGCCAAACTTGATGGTGTTTTATTTCAGTTCTACACGGCACCTCTTGAAATTCTCGATGATGGTATTCGCTGCGTCAGGACTCATCTTGAGGAACAGGATGGTTCCATGCGCCTTGTTACTGAAGACGGTAGCGAACATTTTCTTGAGGCCGATACAGTTTTCATTGCGGCCAGTCAGACTCCAAGAGATAATCTGTCCGGTATTGAGGTCGGCAAAACCGGTCTCATCATAACCAATGAAGATGGTCGAACCACTCGAGAAGGGGTTTTTGCTTCAGGTGATGTTGTCACAGGCGCCAAGACTGTGGCTGAAGCGGTGAATCTTTCCAAACGTTCTGCACAAGCCATTATGGATTATGTCGCAACTTTGAAAGAATAA
- a CDS encoding transposase yields the protein MRRKWDARKKAKIVLEGLMGGCVNDLCRSHDLRPGQYYKWRGQFLEQCHQIFEKRPNLSSESELIAENEELKKLVGELTLELTSGKSSR from the coding sequence ATGCGGCGCAAATGGGATGCACGGAAAAAAGCAAAGATCGTCTTGGAAGGCCTTATGGGAGGGTGCGTCAATGACTTGTGTCGCTCCCACGACCTGCGACCCGGACAGTATTACAAGTGGCGAGGGCAATTCCTGGAGCAATGCCATCAGATTTTTGAAAAGCGACCAAATCTTTCGAGTGAATCTGAGTTGATCGCTGAAAATGAAGAACTCAAAAAACTGGTGGGCGAACTGACTTTGGAACTGACCAGCGGCAAGAGCAGTCGTTGA
- a CDS encoding ferredoxin produces MSIVIDPDECIGCESCVEICPEVFEMDEDGEKAIVIKEDSTADCVDEAIETCPNEAISK; encoded by the coding sequence ATGAGTATTGTTATTGATCCTGATGAATGCATCGGCTGTGAATCTTGTGTCGAAATTTGTCCTGAAGTTTTTGAAATGGATGAAGACGGTGAAAAGGCTATTGTGATCAAAGAAGATTCCACTGCTGATTGTGTGGATGAAGCTATTGAAACATGCCCCAATGAAGCTATCTCCAAGTAA
- a CDS encoding DUF1499 domain-containing protein has product MKQIHIRSIFCVLVLISLSACASKAPEMGMHEGVFATCGESDDCVSSQANDAKHKIAPIKANGDPEIVMVDLGNAIDSIFGGKVLLVQDNYLRAEFKSTVMRTMDDAEFFYDQHAGVIHVHAISRGDFFDFDGNRDRIEELRQTFEESQ; this is encoded by the coding sequence ATGAAACAGATACATATTCGCTCCATTTTTTGTGTTTTGGTTTTAATCTCATTGAGTGCTTGCGCTAGTAAAGCCCCTGAAATGGGCATGCACGAGGGCGTATTCGCCACCTGTGGTGAATCCGACGACTGCGTCTCTTCCCAAGCAAACGACGCCAAACACAAAATTGCCCCTATCAAAGCCAATGGAGATCCTGAAATCGTCATGGTTGATCTTGGCAATGCCATCGATTCTATCTTCGGCGGCAAGGTGTTGTTGGTTCAAGACAACTACCTTCGTGCCGAATTCAAGAGTACTGTCATGCGCACCATGGACGACGCTGAGTTTTTTTATGATCAGCATGCAGGAGTCATCCACGTCCACGCCATCTCTCGTGGAGACTTCTTTGATTTCGACGGCAATCGGGACCGTATTGAGGAATTACGACAAACTTTTGAAGAATCACAATAA
- a CDS encoding hydrogenase iron-sulfur subunit — translation MSSEFEPTILAFVCNWCTYTAADLAGTSRMVQQPNLRLVRVMCTGMVDPKYIVKSLLSGADGVLVSGCHPGDCHYINGNYKARRRVKLLNEILPQFGVERERVKLTWVGASEGNEFAETVNSFINEIRELGPMEARSMAVV, via the coding sequence ATGAGTAGTGAATTCGAACCGACCATTTTAGCTTTTGTCTGCAACTGGTGCACCTACACCGCAGCAGATCTCGCTGGAACGTCGAGAATGGTGCAACAGCCGAATCTTCGATTGGTACGCGTTATGTGTACCGGCATGGTGGACCCCAAGTACATCGTAAAGTCGCTCCTTTCCGGAGCTGACGGAGTGCTTGTCAGTGGGTGTCATCCCGGTGATTGCCATTATATCAATGGCAATTACAAGGCCCGACGTCGGGTTAAGCTCCTCAACGAAATCCTGCCTCAGTTTGGAGTTGAAAGGGAGCGCGTCAAGCTGACTTGGGTAGGAGCGAGTGAAGGGAATGAATTTGCGGAAACGGTAAATTCTTTCATTAACGAAATCAGAGAACTCGGTCCCATGGAAGCGCGTTCCATGGCCGTGGTTTAG
- a CDS encoding sigma-54-dependent transcriptional regulator yields MAEILIIDGDRSFTQALGKALATHGLPTADCDTLSRAMGLLHTGDYKAVLLGDDLADGDSLAYLATIREIPSFPEVIVISRSRNPDMAELAIQNGAWNYITKPLNMQRLLVLIRRVIEYHEERYSGGIRCSLRRSGIIGNSRLLQSCLDTLAHAASSDANVLITGETGTGKELFARAIHKNSERAANSFVVVDCAALPDTLAENLLFGHERGAYTSADRNSVGLVKQADGGILFLDEVGELPLSMQKVFLRVLEGRSFRPVGGMKEIQSDFRLVAATNRNLEAMVEKDDFRRDLFYRLRGIRMQLPPLRAMTEDINELTCKFIQHHSKRLKMASKGFSPDFLDALMNYEWPGNIRELQNTIEQALSRAGKESILYPRHLPRAIRAEIARRDMEKGTSKEEHQDHLRIDPQDFPTLKEYRNLQYEEMEKRYLLNLFDITGGDVKKSCEVAGISRARFYVLIKQHGISRD; encoded by the coding sequence ATGGCCGAAATTCTCATTATTGATGGAGACAGGAGTTTTACTCAAGCCTTGGGGAAAGCTCTTGCAACACACGGCCTGCCGACGGCAGACTGTGATACATTGTCACGTGCGATGGGCCTGCTTCACACCGGTGACTACAAGGCTGTACTGCTTGGAGATGATCTTGCGGACGGAGACAGTCTTGCTTACCTCGCAACGATCAGAGAAATTCCGTCCTTTCCTGAAGTCATTGTCATTTCCCGTAGCCGAAATCCTGACATGGCGGAATTGGCCATTCAGAACGGTGCATGGAATTACATCACCAAACCGCTGAACATGCAGCGACTTCTCGTCCTTATCAGGCGTGTCATAGAGTACCATGAAGAACGATACAGCGGAGGTATCCGGTGTTCCCTGCGTCGTTCCGGTATCATTGGCAACAGCCGCCTGCTTCAATCCTGCCTAGATACACTGGCTCATGCTGCCAGCTCAGATGCAAATGTTCTTATCACCGGAGAAACTGGGACAGGTAAGGAACTCTTCGCACGAGCCATTCACAAAAACAGTGAACGTGCCGCAAATTCTTTTGTTGTCGTGGACTGTGCCGCTCTTCCAGACACTTTGGCAGAGAACCTGCTGTTTGGTCATGAACGTGGAGCATACACAAGTGCAGACAGGAATTCTGTTGGTCTTGTTAAACAAGCTGACGGCGGTATTCTCTTTCTCGATGAAGTAGGAGAACTTCCTCTATCCATGCAAAAAGTTTTCTTACGAGTACTGGAAGGACGCAGTTTTCGCCCCGTTGGAGGAATGAAAGAAATCCAGAGTGATTTTCGCCTTGTAGCTGCAACCAATCGAAATCTTGAGGCCATGGTTGAAAAAGACGACTTCCGGCGAGATCTTTTCTATCGGCTGCGCGGTATCCGCATGCAGCTTCCACCGCTTCGGGCAATGACAGAAGACATTAACGAATTGACATGTAAATTTATTCAGCATCATTCCAAACGACTTAAAATGGCGAGCAAAGGATTTTCGCCTGATTTCTTGGATGCACTGATGAACTATGAATGGCCAGGCAACATCCGAGAACTCCAAAACACCATTGAACAAGCCCTTTCACGAGCTGGCAAAGAATCGATCCTCTACCCTCGTCATCTGCCGCGTGCCATCCGTGCTGAAATTGCTCGACGTGACATGGAAAAAGGAACCAGTAAAGAAGAACATCAGGACCACTTACGTATTGATCCACAAGATTTCCCGACTCTCAAGGAGTATCGAAATCTCCAGTATGAAGAAATGGAAAAAAGGTATCTTCTTAATCTTTTTGATATAACCGGGGGGGATGTCAAAAAGTCATGCGAAGTCGCAGGGATTTCTCGCGCTCGATTTTATGTCCTCATCAAACAGCACGGAATATCAAGGGATTGA
- a CDS encoding MGMT family protein: protein MSSSPFTLKVVEIIRSIPFGKVITYGGIATMAGNRRAARQIARILHSCSRKEKLPWHRVINREGRISLARQQGYDDQKELLINEGIIFDPSDKINLDHFLWHGHKV from the coding sequence ATGTCATCTTCACCATTCACATTGAAAGTCGTAGAGATTATCCGTTCAATTCCTTTCGGAAAAGTTATTACATATGGAGGTATTGCAACAATGGCGGGCAATCGACGAGCAGCTCGGCAAATTGCTCGCATTCTCCATTCATGTTCTCGAAAAGAAAAACTTCCCTGGCACAGAGTTATTAACAGGGAAGGCCGTATATCCCTTGCCCGTCAACAAGGTTATGATGATCAAAAAGAATTACTTATCAATGAAGGTATCATCTTCGACCCATCGGACAAAATAAATCTGGACCATTTTCTATGGCATGGACATAAAGTCTGA
- a CDS encoding cytochrome P460 family protein, whose translation MKKSCLIALCMAFVFTFLAGSALAEGKPGPDAKELWNYITNVDPYTEWGFWPDHEGMQPGRAPHGPKHKVYVNSAGLNSKMPPVACGTIEVKENYSSDEKLMAITVMYKVSGYNPSDGDWFWVKYSPDGTADKAGKPAGCIGCHGTRAANDFILVHEFK comes from the coding sequence ATGAAAAAGTCTTGTTTGATTGCTCTCTGTATGGCGTTTGTTTTCACCTTCCTCGCTGGTTCTGCTCTGGCGGAAGGGAAACCTGGTCCCGATGCAAAAGAGTTGTGGAATTATATAACCAATGTTGATCCATATACTGAATGGGGTTTCTGGCCGGATCATGAAGGAATGCAACCAGGGCGTGCTCCGCATGGTCCAAAACATAAGGTTTATGTGAATTCGGCAGGGTTGAATTCGAAAATGCCGCCGGTGGCGTGTGGTACAATTGAGGTTAAAGAGAATTACAGCTCGGATGAAAAGCTTATGGCGATTACAGTTATGTATAAGGTGAGTGGGTACAATCCGAGCGATGGAGATTGGTTCTGGGTGAAATATTCGCCAGATGGCACGGCGGATAAGGCCGGAAAACCTGCTGGTTGTATTGGTTGCCATGGGACGCGTGCTGCCAACGATTTTATTTTGGTACATGAATTTAAGTAG